In a genomic window of Nodosilinea sp. E11:
- a CDS encoding methyl-accepting chemotaxis protein yields MSTTIPPRSQAAEQTPQTPARNLSGESPQERRPQGRSRTGRGLQGQAMLLAIAVGIVPVVTIGGLTAWMTRQAGLRNAEQQQLVQTQLLADRLGELLAERSRDAQLVASLAMFAERDRRLATSSAEKKQVLNQVVAESEAISMAFLDPQGQPLVQSDASNPLPELGNRPFFQQAIQSRQTTVATLDAAANNQGHVELVAPVIDRTSNQPIGAIWMQIPLTAIAPLFDRHLATGSQWHLFTGEGAFVAGSQPNYLASTVAQTFDGLAEQHASRQPTAALFPAAGGQALVSYAPVETIDGLGDPNLGALLTTEQAIALAPIRQQVLLLLLGTAAVAGAGAIALVWFAKRTAAPIVAATQAIENLRQGDFAPPPLGQSQGELAVLSTAIDQLAQHLQSSFATLEQTRAELEQQFGQHATVQDDRTQALQHELDQLLSAFSAVRMGDLTITAAVNPTEMGQLAAAFNQLIERLGQMLAAALATATEVTQSAGDVKTLAVTMASQTDQHVQSVSRVQSLVEAIQTLCQNQQQQVTATLDAIAQGQTAMAQGQQDIEAMTSDVGSLQRETQQMVGRTQTLTSYVDLATQFVKDQKRIAALTRVLALNASMLSTRASEQQDPTQFAAVTREFETIASQVNDLAAETNQSLVVLQRRTEQIQTVVSGLNHDVEGLSQQADSLTAGISQTNQTFEHIRTAMAQVTDLGQQVTQVSQAIAGGAETTLESIQPMAQVAAATSTQAHAIRLQSQSLAAIAHNLDRNVTYFQLPAQVHISLPPSTPEAAAAADGAADAIEVYP; encoded by the coding sequence CGGCTGAACAAACACCTCAAACTCCCGCCAGAAATCTGTCTGGGGAAAGCCCGCAGGAGCGCCGCCCCCAAGGGCGGTCAAGGACTGGGCGGGGGCTGCAGGGGCAGGCGATGCTGCTGGCGATCGCCGTGGGGATAGTGCCGGTGGTGACCATCGGTGGCCTGACGGCCTGGATGACGCGCCAGGCTGGCCTTCGCAACGCCGAACAGCAGCAGCTAGTGCAGACTCAGCTGCTGGCCGATCGCCTAGGAGAGTTGCTGGCGGAGCGATCGCGGGACGCCCAGCTGGTTGCCAGCCTGGCCATGTTTGCAGAACGTGACCGCCGCCTGGCGACGTCATCGGCTGAAAAAAAACAAGTGCTGAATCAGGTGGTAGCGGAGAGCGAAGCCATCAGCATGGCCTTTCTCGACCCCCAGGGCCAGCCCCTAGTTCAGTCTGACGCCAGCAATCCACTGCCCGAGCTGGGCAATCGCCCCTTTTTTCAGCAGGCGATTCAGTCGCGCCAGACGACTGTCGCGACGCTAGATGCAGCGGCCAACAACCAGGGGCATGTCGAACTGGTAGCCCCGGTGATCGATCGCACCAGCAATCAGCCCATCGGGGCGATCTGGATGCAAATTCCCCTAACCGCGATCGCGCCGCTGTTTGATCGCCATTTAGCAACCGGCAGCCAGTGGCATCTGTTCACCGGAGAGGGCGCGTTTGTGGCCGGTAGCCAGCCCAACTACCTGGCCAGCACAGTCGCCCAGACCTTTGATGGCCTGGCAGAACAGCACGCCTCCCGGCAGCCCACGGCCGCCCTGTTCCCAGCAGCCGGTGGTCAGGCCCTGGTCAGCTACGCCCCCGTGGAGACCATCGATGGCCTGGGCGATCCTAACCTGGGGGCACTGCTCACCACCGAGCAGGCGATCGCCCTGGCCCCAATCCGGCAGCAGGTGCTGCTCTTGCTGCTGGGCACGGCAGCGGTAGCCGGAGCCGGGGCGATCGCGCTGGTCTGGTTTGCCAAACGCACCGCCGCCCCCATTGTCGCCGCCACCCAAGCGATCGAAAACCTGAGGCAAGGCGACTTTGCCCCCCCTCCCCTGGGGCAGAGCCAAGGGGAACTGGCGGTTCTCAGCACCGCCATTGACCAGTTAGCCCAACACTTGCAATCGTCCTTTGCCACCCTAGAGCAAACTCGGGCTGAGCTAGAGCAGCAGTTTGGCCAGCACGCCACCGTTCAAGACGACCGAACTCAGGCGTTGCAGCACGAGCTAGACCAGCTCCTGAGCGCCTTTTCCGCCGTCAGAATGGGAGATTTGACCATCACAGCAGCGGTCAACCCGACGGAGATGGGCCAGTTGGCCGCCGCCTTTAACCAACTGATTGAGCGGCTGGGTCAGATGCTGGCGGCGGCCTTGGCCACAGCCACCGAGGTCACCCAGTCGGCGGGCGATGTAAAAACGCTGGCGGTCACTATGGCCAGCCAGACCGATCAGCACGTACAGTCGGTCAGCCGGGTGCAGTCGCTGGTAGAAGCCATCCAAACCCTGTGCCAAAACCAGCAGCAGCAGGTAACGGCGACCCTCGATGCGATCGCCCAGGGTCAGACGGCCATGGCCCAGGGACAGCAGGACATAGAGGCGATGACCAGCGACGTGGGCAGTTTGCAGCGAGAAACCCAGCAGATGGTTGGGCGTACCCAAACCCTGACCAGCTACGTCGATCTCGCCACCCAGTTCGTGAAAGACCAGAAGCGGATTGCCGCCCTAACTCGGGTGCTGGCCCTCAATGCCTCGATGCTGTCTACCCGCGCCTCTGAACAGCAAGACCCCACCCAATTTGCCGCCGTTACTCGGGAATTTGAGACCATTGCCAGCCAGGTGAATGATCTGGCCGCCGAAACCAACCAGAGTCTGGTGGTCTTGCAGCGCCGCACCGAACAAATTCAAACCGTAGTGTCGGGTCTAAACCACGACGTGGAGGGCCTTAGCCAGCAGGCCGACAGCCTCACCGCCGGGATCAGCCAGACCAATCAAACCTTCGAACACATTCGCACCGCAATGGCTCAGGTGACTGATCTGGGGCAGCAGGTAACCCAAGTCAGTCAGGCGATCGCAGGCGGGGCCGAAACCACCCTAGAGTCGATTCAGCCAATGGCCCAGGTCGCTGCTGCTACCTCCACCCAGGCCCATGCAATTCGCCTCCAGTCCCAGTCGCTGGCGGCGATCGCCCACAACCTCGATCGCAATGTCACCTATTTTCAACTGCCCGCCCAGGTCCATATTTCCCTCCCGCCGTCAACACCTGAGGCCGCTGCCGCTGCCGATGGGGCGGCTGATGCGATCGAGGTTTACCCCTAA
- a CDS encoding response regulator, with translation MAKILVIEDEAGVRDSIVDILNAEDFIVDSAANGEEGLRQIHEFKPDMVICDVMMPVLDGFGVLQQIRQDPGLATLPFVFLTAKAERIDFRSGMDLGANDYLTKPFTHDDLLRMIRTRLGASSAVQEKTQQQLSALRSSISTALPRELGAPMREVLKLATTLIEEAETLEPEAVVTLAKAIHRNVQRTARLTQNVMLFAKLERLSPEQISAQALHRQPLARADEIITEIAQALAADYLREDDLEISLEQLVLPMSESQLRKVCEELLDNAFKFSEIGTPIKVFGSRGDGKVTFYVIDYGQGMTPDQIANVGAYLQFESETEAAGTGLGLTIAKRLVELYRGELLIESIPGQQTIVRVALPD, from the coding sequence ATGGCTAAAATTCTGGTGATCGAAGACGAAGCTGGGGTACGCGACAGCATCGTTGATATTCTCAATGCCGAAGACTTTATTGTTGATAGCGCCGCCAACGGCGAAGAGGGCCTGCGCCAAATTCACGAATTTAAACCCGATATGGTGATCTGTGACGTGATGATGCCCGTGCTGGATGGCTTCGGCGTCTTGCAGCAGATTCGCCAAGATCCGGGTTTGGCTACCTTGCCCTTTGTGTTTCTCACCGCCAAGGCCGAGCGGATCGACTTTCGCAGCGGCATGGATTTAGGCGCCAACGACTACCTCACCAAACCCTTTACCCACGACGACTTGTTGAGGATGATTCGGACCCGGTTGGGGGCCAGCAGTGCTGTCCAAGAAAAGACGCAGCAGCAGCTCAGCGCCCTGCGCAGCAGCATTAGCACCGCCCTGCCCCGCGAACTCGGTGCGCCCATGCGCGAAGTGCTCAAGCTAGCCACTACCCTGATCGAGGAGGCCGAAACCCTGGAACCTGAAGCGGTAGTAACCCTGGCTAAGGCCATTCACCGCAATGTTCAACGCACGGCGCGCTTGACCCAAAATGTGATGCTGTTTGCCAAGCTAGAACGGCTCAGCCCCGAGCAAATTTCTGCCCAGGCCCTGCATCGCCAGCCCCTTGCTCGCGCCGACGAGATCATCACCGAGATTGCCCAGGCGCTTGCCGCCGACTACCTGCGCGAGGATGACCTGGAGATTTCTCTAGAGCAATTGGTCTTGCCCATGTCTGAGTCGCAGCTGCGCAAGGTCTGCGAAGAGCTGCTCGACAATGCCTTTAAGTTTTCTGAGATTGGCACCCCAATTAAGGTATTTGGGTCGCGGGGCGATGGCAAGGTCACCTTCTACGTGATCGACTATGGCCAGGGCATGACCCCCGACCAGATCGCCAATGTGGGGGCCTATCTCCAGTTTGAATCCGAGACAGAAGCTGCTGGCACTGGCCTGGGGCTCACAATTGCCAAACGCTTAGTCGAACTCTACCGGGGCGAATTGCTGATCGAGAGTATTCCTGGACAGCAGACTATCGTGCGAGTGGCCCTGCCCGATTAG
- a CDS encoding response regulator, producing MLNPDQSASAPDNGTQATDESADLMEAQLQQELRSMFEVDTQKGLQTYLDQAAQLQPQTWAKDIQILYRVIHTIKGGAVTVGAEGVLQVATRLEDLLSDLRHLTTAPPLDDHLLNDMLVEAGELIAATLAIAHQPQTQVQTQAQTQAQVQPALQRLQQIRDQVQQAYLPQWSEQQQIQQDFAQQGLELVVLDLEIALETLPVSGYLPESMLLSARHLIDQLDQIGRDLGFSTGWQALLHQAETLLSQPSIPLWRTQWPRLFQALKDCASQAGQPVAFELVLSEDQVASAPAAVADPDGADNRLNSQVAVVDSGDLLGDVDHFFDRLDGLDLDLDLDRSKETADLHPADPATEPLTTTADDSSNALAAELKPPLTATEDWVLLPNAQTWVIEPFDAAPVDDDERSPLASRLDRVSTPEAIDGAAAPNLDQTTPAADASPDTVQIPVPLAKLDQSAQDLIDTLLSARSTQGLYQVLQAQILQMVALAQEGVQYATQLRQIQEDYALLDNFKISVRGGSRPTLERYRQGYTTVNRLLETSLRLSELGAEAGKSTQQMADSLQYLDGRVLKLQTTVEDSRLVPFSNLGFRARAILRDLTTRFQKPVRLVVVGERIELDVGTARSLEPALLHLIRNAFDHAIEPVTDRQRLGKPEQGTLTLTLRRQGSAYQLDVEDDGRGIDAPAIQARAQSLGLPLTQTDTMADLLAVICQPEFSSETQVSALSGRGVGMDVVVAQMQKLGGKLTLDTALGSGTTFHLQFPVPHLLVSCVVLQAGDRSFAIPTEDIRTTTLFETLPASPVNDRTALYSWQIETEDGPIPGLDLLEYWQPQGNRRSLDNTAICVSVQSSLGGRRAWLIADDLLGQTDLIINSLPSPLQPAEGLMGVSLQPDGTLLPVLNAPALVERLHLAPKQVAAAGSADPIAEATIAITPTILIADDAALMRRRLEASLTTHGHETHTCADGLEAWNWLQTNPLPALIITDIEMPHMDGFTLIDRCRQTGIQTPVLVVSSRLSEDWFEEARRVGATDYLTKGFSTPELLQKVDELMQ from the coding sequence ATGCTTAATCCTGACCAATCCGCTTCGGCCCCGGATAACGGCACCCAGGCCACCGATGAGTCTGCGGATCTAATGGAAGCGCAACTCCAGCAGGAACTGCGCAGTATGTTCGAGGTCGATACCCAAAAGGGCCTGCAAACCTACCTCGATCAGGCGGCGCAGCTACAGCCTCAAACCTGGGCCAAAGATATCCAGATCCTGTATCGCGTCATTCACACGATCAAAGGGGGGGCCGTAACCGTAGGGGCCGAAGGGGTTTTGCAGGTCGCCACCCGCCTCGAAGACCTGCTCTCCGATCTGCGCCATCTGACCACGGCCCCGCCCCTAGACGACCACCTGCTCAACGACATGTTGGTAGAAGCCGGCGAACTGATCGCGGCCACCCTGGCGATCGCCCATCAGCCCCAAACTCAGGTCCAGACTCAGGCCCAGACTCAGGCCCAGGTGCAACCCGCCCTGCAGCGCCTACAGCAGATCCGGGATCAGGTGCAGCAGGCCTACCTGCCGCAGTGGTCTGAGCAACAGCAGATTCAGCAGGACTTTGCCCAGCAGGGGCTAGAACTGGTCGTGCTAGATCTGGAGATTGCCCTAGAAACGCTGCCGGTCTCGGGTTATCTCCCCGAATCGATGCTTCTCAGCGCCCGCCACCTGATTGATCAGCTCGACCAGATTGGCCGAGACCTAGGCTTCTCCACCGGTTGGCAGGCCTTACTCCATCAGGCTGAGACCCTTTTGAGCCAACCCAGTATCCCCCTCTGGCGCACCCAATGGCCCCGCCTGTTTCAAGCCTTAAAAGACTGTGCCAGCCAGGCTGGGCAACCGGTTGCCTTTGAGCTAGTGCTGAGTGAAGACCAGGTAGCATCCGCCCCGGCAGCCGTTGCCGACCCAGATGGGGCTGACAATCGGCTCAACTCCCAGGTTGCGGTGGTCGATAGCGGGGATTTACTCGGAGACGTAGACCACTTTTTCGATCGCCTCGATGGCCTGGATCTAGATCTAGATCTGGATCGCTCGAAGGAAACCGCCGATCTGCACCCCGCTGATCCAGCGACAGAGCCCCTGACCACCACCGCAGATGACAGCTCCAATGCCTTAGCCGCTGAGCTCAAGCCACCACTGACCGCCACAGAAGACTGGGTGCTACTACCCAATGCCCAAACCTGGGTGATTGAGCCGTTTGATGCTGCCCCTGTGGATGACGACGAGCGATCGCCTTTAGCATCTCGCCTCGATCGGGTCTCCACTCCAGAGGCAATCGATGGGGCGGCAGCTCCAAACCTCGATCAGACGACCCCAGCCGCAGACGCTAGCCCAGATACTGTGCAGATTCCAGTCCCCCTGGCCAAGCTAGATCAATCTGCCCAAGATTTAATTGACACGCTGCTGTCGGCCAGAAGCACCCAGGGCCTGTATCAGGTTCTCCAGGCTCAAATTTTACAGATGGTGGCCTTAGCCCAGGAGGGCGTTCAGTACGCGACCCAGCTGCGCCAGATTCAAGAAGACTATGCCCTGCTCGACAACTTCAAAATTTCGGTGCGCGGTGGCAGTCGCCCCACCCTAGAGCGCTATCGCCAAGGCTATACGACCGTTAACCGGCTGCTAGAAACCAGCCTGAGGTTGTCTGAGCTGGGGGCCGAGGCCGGAAAGTCTACCCAGCAAATGGCCGACAGCCTCCAGTACCTCGACGGTCGCGTGCTCAAGCTCCAGACGACGGTGGAAGACAGTCGGCTCGTGCCGTTTAGCAATCTGGGGTTTCGGGCGCGGGCCATTCTCCGCGATCTGACCACCCGCTTCCAAAAGCCCGTCCGGCTGGTGGTGGTGGGAGAACGCATCGAGCTAGACGTGGGCACGGCTCGCAGCCTAGAGCCCGCCCTCCTGCACCTAATTCGCAATGCCTTTGACCATGCGATCGAACCCGTGACCGATCGCCAGCGGCTGGGCAAACCCGAACAGGGAACCCTCACCCTCACCCTGCGGCGTCAGGGCAGCGCCTACCAGCTCGACGTTGAGGATGACGGTCGCGGTATCGATGCCCCAGCGATTCAGGCTCGGGCTCAATCGTTGGGGCTACCCCTCACCCAGACCGACACAATGGCCGATTTGCTAGCGGTGATCTGCCAACCCGAGTTTAGTTCTGAAACCCAGGTGAGTGCCCTCTCTGGGCGAGGGGTGGGCATGGATGTCGTTGTGGCGCAGATGCAAAAACTCGGCGGCAAGCTCACCCTCGACACGGCATTGGGCAGCGGCACCACCTTTCATCTTCAGTTTCCGGTGCCTCACCTGCTGGTCTCTTGTGTGGTGCTTCAGGCGGGCGATCGCAGCTTTGCCATTCCCACCGAAGATATTCGCACCACCACCCTGTTTGAGACGCTGCCCGCCAGCCCTGTGAACGATCGCACTGCCCTATATTCCTGGCAGATCGAGACAGAAGACGGCCCCATCCCTGGGTTAGATCTGCTGGAATACTGGCAGCCCCAGGGCAACCGGCGATCGCTCGACAACACCGCCATCTGTGTCTCGGTGCAGTCTAGTTTAGGGGGGCGTAGGGCCTGGCTGATCGCCGATGATTTGCTGGGGCAGACCGATCTAATCATTAATTCGCTCCCTTCTCCCCTCCAGCCTGCCGAAGGCCTGATGGGCGTGAGTCTGCAACCCGACGGCACGTTGCTACCCGTACTCAACGCCCCAGCCCTGGTGGAACGACTGCATCTTGCGCCGAAACAGGTGGCGGCAGCGGGCTCAGCCGACCCCATCGCCGAAGCAACGATCGCCATTACCCCCACCATTTTGATTGCCGATGATGCCGCCCTGATGCGCCGTCGCCTGGAGGCCAGCCTGACCACCCACGGCCACGAAACCCACACCTGTGCCGATGGCCTAGAGGCCTGGAACTGGCTCCAGACCAACCCTTTACCAGCGCTGATCATCACCGACATTGAAATGCCCCATATGGATGGGTTCACCCTGATCGATCGCTGTCGTCAAACAGGCATTCAGACGCCAGTGCTGGTAGTCTCTTCTAGACTATCGGAGGACTGGTTTGAAGAAGCCCGCCGAGTCGGCGCTACCGACTACCTGACCAAAGGGTTCTCGACACCAGAGCTGCTTCAAAAAGTCGATGAGCTAATGCAATAA